The following are from one region of the Candidatus Omnitrophota bacterium genome:
- a CDS encoding 5-formyltetrahydrofolate cyclo-ligase, protein MSIPMITAAGRISNTAPLKRKFIKAGRRVLRRSSTGYMKLSEKESLRERGRRIRKSLPAKAFLSGQICERIVSWDIFASARRIMSYCAIDGEVDLGALPISGHARELYLPAVVPDKSGLAIEPRRFFQGAVCVKGKFGIDEAPEGAPVIKQAELDLILVPGIMFGPAGGRIGFGHGYYDRFLASCAGAVKAGVCFESQFGEDFEPDKDDVSMDFVITEKKIYEIVKRKEEEK, encoded by the coding sequence ATGTCTATCCCCATGATCACGGCGGCTGGGCGGATCAGCAATACAGCGCCGTTAAAAAGAAAATTTATAAAAGCCGGAAGAAGGGTTTTGAGAAGGAGCTCGACAGGATACATGAAACTGTCAGAAAAAGAATCGCTTAGGGAAAGGGGTCGCCGGATACGCAAGAGTTTGCCGGCGAAAGCCTTTTTGAGCGGTCAGATATGTGAGAGGATAGTGAGCTGGGATATCTTCGCGTCAGCGCGGAGAATAATGAGTTATTGTGCTATCGACGGCGAAGTCGATCTCGGCGCGCTTCCCATCTCCGGGCACGCCCGTGAACTTTATCTCCCGGCAGTTGTCCCGGATAAGAGCGGTTTAGCGATTGAGCCGCGAAGATTTTTTCAAGGTGCTGTTTGCGTGAAGGGCAAATTCGGCATAGACGAAGCGCCCGAAGGCGCCCCTGTGATAAAGCAGGCAGAGCTTGATCTCATTCTTGTGCCGGGGATAATGTTCGGTCCGGCTGGTGGAAGGATAGGTTTTGGACACGGTTATTACGATCGCTTTCTGGCCTCATGTGCAGGAGCGGTGAAAGCCGGCGTGTGTTTTGAGTCCCAGTTCGGAGAAGATTTTGAACCGGATAAAGATGATGTGAGCATGGATTTTGTGATCACGGAAAAAAAGATCTACGAGATCGTTAAAAGAAAAGAGGAGGAAAAATGA
- the rny gene encoding ribonuclease Y, whose translation MNIIAAVIAGFAAGALPVYLIHRSAMGKKGTGIIRKAEAEAALIRENALRENERKLKEKEEDLMSNQRSRQSALDKKENEISSKAQEIERKVGEFEQERRDVENSRRDCERKEKLLKMKEEELSSKLATQKEQLQKAAHMTPEEAKKILISSMEDEARKDAHKLIGDIIRQAEIDASEKVRRIIATSIQKAATDEVQSLTTTVVQLKNDDLKGRIIGKEGRNIKAFEAATGVELIVDDSPGVITLSSFDGVRRYAGALTLEKLISDGRIHPGRIEELAKKSQAEAEVHIKETGRKTAELLGVKDLKDNLIEMLGRMEFRFSYGQNILQHSIEVARIAKAMAFEIGANPTLACRAGLLHDIGKALPGEVDGSHAILGAEFLENNGESAKVINAVKAHHEEAPFETVEAVLVAAGDALSATRPGARMESVEHYFKRIQKIEEIAMLFEGVERAYAISAGREVRVIVCPEKITEANAPVVAREIAQKIAREVEYPGQLKVSLIREQRWNELA comes from the coding sequence ATGAATATTATCGCAGCTGTTATAGCAGGTTTTGCCGCGGGCGCGCTGCCCGTGTATCTTATTCACAGGAGCGCCATGGGAAAAAAGGGTACGGGGATAATCAGAAAAGCCGAGGCAGAGGCGGCGCTCATACGCGAGAATGCGCTTCGTGAAAATGAAAGAAAACTTAAAGAGAAAGAAGAAGATCTTATGAGTAATCAGCGCTCAAGACAGAGCGCGCTGGATAAAAAAGAAAACGAGATATCTTCAAAGGCGCAGGAGATAGAACGCAAGGTCGGTGAATTTGAACAGGAACGGAGAGACGTGGAAAACAGCAGAAGAGACTGCGAACGCAAAGAGAAACTGCTGAAGATGAAGGAAGAGGAACTCTCCTCCAAGCTCGCGACCCAGAAAGAGCAGCTGCAGAAAGCGGCGCACATGACGCCGGAAGAAGCGAAAAAAATCCTTATTTCGTCCATGGAAGACGAGGCGAGAAAAGACGCGCACAAGCTCATAGGCGATATCATCAGGCAGGCTGAAATAGACGCTTCGGAAAAAGTCAGGCGCATAATAGCCACATCCATACAAAAGGCCGCGACCGACGAGGTGCAGTCTTTGACCACGACCGTCGTGCAGCTCAAGAACGATGATCTGAAAGGCAGGATCATAGGAAAAGAGGGAAGGAACATAAAAGCGTTTGAGGCCGCCACCGGCGTTGAGCTTATCGTGGATGACAGCCCCGGTGTCATCACTTTATCAAGTTTTGACGGCGTGCGCCGCTATGCGGGGGCATTGACGCTGGAAAAGTTGATTTCGGACGGCAGGATACATCCCGGAAGAATAGAGGAGCTCGCCAAAAAATCCCAGGCGGAAGCGGAAGTTCATATCAAGGAAACCGGCCGCAAGACGGCGGAACTTCTGGGCGTCAAGGACCTGAAAGACAATCTGATTGAAATGCTCGGCCGCATGGAATTCCGTTTTTCCTATGGACAGAACATCCTTCAGCATTCCATTGAAGTGGCCAGGATAGCGAAAGCCATGGCCTTTGAGATAGGAGCGAATCCCACGCTGGCCTGCCGCGCGGGACTACTGCACGACATAGGCAAAGCCCTGCCGGGCGAAGTAGACGGCAGTCACGCCATTCTGGGCGCGGAGTTTCTTGAAAATAACGGTGAGTCGGCAAAAGTCATCAATGCCGTGAAAGCCCATCACGAAGAAGCGCCTTTTGAGACTGTTGAGGCCGTGCTTGTCGCCGCCGGCGACGCTTTATCGGCGACGCGTCCCGGAGCGAGGATGGAATCCGTCGAGCATTATTTCAAGAGGATACAGAAGATAGAAGAGATAGCCATGCTTTTTGAGGGCGTCGAGAGGGCTTACGCTATTTCGGCCGGCCGCGAGGTGCGGGTTATAGTGTGCCCCGAAAAAATAACCGAGGCGAACGCTCCCGTTGTCGCCAGGGAAATCGCCCAGAAGATAGCGAGGGAAGTGGAGTATCCCGGGCAGCTCAAGGTGTCTCTCATCAGAGAACAGCGCTGGAACGAGCTGGCATGA
- a CDS encoding YmdB family metallophosphoesterase, with translation MKVLFIGDIFARPGREIVAETLPRIFQTDKPDFVVANAENAAGGKGLTPKTAYELFDAGVDVITLGDHAWDRREVMEIIDDKRILRPLNLPAGNPGRGRGIYTKGENKLCVAALMGRTFIERPMDCPFAAASKEVFDGPTLIDFHAEATSEKIAMKWFLAGRVTALLGTHTHIATDDAVIEKGTAYITDCGMTGAYNSVIGVDKDIIIKRFLTGMAERFEPGRGDVQFHGVMVDIEGTKAVAIRKITIKDGEK, from the coding sequence ATGAAAGTTTTATTCATAGGGGATATTTTCGCCAGGCCCGGCAGGGAGATCGTCGCGGAGACCCTCCCGCGGATTTTTCAGACGGACAAGCCGGATTTTGTCGTGGCAAACGCCGAGAACGCTGCCGGGGGCAAGGGCCTGACGCCCAAAACGGCATATGAATTGTTTGATGCCGGAGTGGATGTCATCACGCTGGGAGATCACGCCTGGGACAGGCGGGAGGTCATGGAAATTATAGACGATAAGCGTATTTTAAGGCCGCTGAATCTGCCCGCCGGAAATCCGGGCCGCGGCAGGGGGATTTACACAAAAGGGGAAAATAAACTCTGTGTTGCCGCCCTGATGGGGCGGACTTTTATTGAAAGGCCTATGGATTGCCCTTTTGCCGCTGCCTCAAAAGAGGTTTTTGACGGACCCACGCTCATTGATTTTCACGCTGAGGCCACAAGTGAAAAAATCGCGATGAAATGGTTTCTCGCGGGGCGCGTCACCGCGCTCCTGGGCACGCACACGCACATAGCCACCGATGACGCCGTCATAGAAAAAGGCACCGCCTACATAACCGATTGCGGCATGACGGGCGCGTATAATTCCGTGATAGGCGTGGACAAAGACATAATAATAAAGCGTTTTCTGACGGGTATGGCGGAGCGTTTTGAGCCTGGCCGCGGTGATGTTCAATTCCACGGGGTGATGGTGGATATCGAAGGAACAAAAGCCGTCGCTATACGGAAGATAACTATCAAGGACGGGGAAAAATAG
- a CDS encoding bifunctional metallophosphatase/5'-nucleotidase: MEDFMKRVMKIIVGILLAGFVILASREIYVRNTTDEIYLVYTSDIHGHVLPEKHYDAATGVTWETGGAGSMSAYLSFLDKPYLLLDAGDIFMGTPEGALGKGEFIVKIMNDLKYSAVAAGNHELDYGLDNFRQLSVKADFPFLCCNLTNSDGSEIPFVKPYEIFDVAGYSIGVIGVIEEDLHKVLTGENAAMFAVRSASASVQRVADELAEKCHAVVVLSGLGLDGDKELARQITGVDIIAGGETHIALEKALMINGIMVCEPGWGLRYAGKIKMRIGKRGLVRAEWKLDKLLASQYPSGNFVSERIGVFENEDYKRMNIPAGSASMWIQRYSGGPVNPMGNLVADAMRIVAGTDFAFQNEYGIRAEIAPGTVRIRDLVAVSPFGNKIVTMKLTGSEIRELLEQSATKEKGLLQMSGLKMIFNSELPKGRKLLNVIVKNAEIDPEKEYTVATNSFLAGGGDGFVTFKKGREIRDAGMKLLDATIEYFKNNSPVGPSQEERVTDIRN; encoded by the coding sequence ATGGAGGATTTTATGAAAAGAGTGATGAAGATCATTGTCGGAATTTTACTGGCCGGGTTTGTTATTTTAGCGTCAAGAGAGATATATGTGCGAAACACCACCGACGAGATATACCTTGTCTACACATCCGATATCCACGGTCATGTCCTTCCGGAAAAACACTACGATGCGGCCACTGGCGTGACATGGGAGACGGGCGGCGCGGGTTCGATGAGCGCCTACCTGTCTTTTCTGGACAAACCCTATCTTCTTCTCGACGCGGGCGACATCTTTATGGGAACGCCTGAAGGAGCTCTGGGAAAGGGCGAGTTCATTGTTAAGATCATGAATGACCTGAAATATTCGGCTGTTGCCGCGGGTAACCACGAGCTTGATTACGGCCTCGATAATTTTCGACAGCTCTCCGTAAAAGCGGATTTTCCTTTTTTGTGCTGCAATCTCACCAACAGCGACGGATCAGAAATACCCTTCGTAAAACCTTATGAGATTTTTGATGTCGCCGGATACAGCATAGGGGTGATTGGAGTCATAGAGGAGGATCTTCATAAGGTGCTGACTGGCGAAAACGCCGCGATGTTCGCTGTGCGGAGCGCTTCAGCAAGCGTGCAGCGGGTCGCAGACGAGCTCGCTGAAAAATGTCACGCCGTGGTGGTGCTCTCCGGCCTCGGCCTTGACGGGGATAAAGAGCTTGCGCGGCAGATTACGGGCGTTGATATAATCGCCGGCGGTGAGACCCACATAGCCCTGGAAAAAGCTTTGATGATCAACGGCATCATGGTCTGCGAGCCCGGTTGGGGCTTGCGCTACGCGGGAAAAATAAAAATGCGCATTGGGAAGCGCGGTTTGGTCAGGGCAGAATGGAAGCTGGATAAACTTCTGGCTTCTCAATATCCATCGGGCAATTTTGTTTCGGAGCGCATAGGCGTCTTCGAAAATGAAGATTATAAAAGGATGAATATCCCGGCGGGTTCCGCGTCAATGTGGATACAGCGTTATTCGGGAGGGCCCGTAAACCCCATGGGCAATCTGGTCGCCGACGCTATGAGGATCGTCGCGGGCACTGATTTCGCGTTCCAGAATGAATACGGGATACGCGCGGAGATCGCTCCGGGCACCGTCAGGATAAGGGATCTCGTCGCGGTGTCGCCTTTCGGCAACAAAATAGTGACAATGAAGCTGACCGGCTCCGAGATCCGGGAACTGCTGGAGCAGAGCGCGACCAAAGAGAAGGGTTTGCTTCAGATGAGCGGCTTAAAGATGATATTTAATTCGGAGCTTCCGAAAGGCAGAAAGCTCCTCAATGTCATCGTTAAGAACGCTGAGATAGACCCGGAAAAAGAATACACGGTGGCGACAAACAGTTTTCTCGCCGGCGGCGGCGACGGTTTTGTCACATTCAAAAAAGGCAGGGAAATAAGGGATGCGGGGATGAAGCTGCTGGATGCCACGATTGAATATTTCAAGAACAACTCGCCCGTGGGCCCCTCTCAGGAAGAAAGGGTAACGGATATCAGAAATTAA
- a CDS encoding isoprenylcysteine carboxylmethyltransferase family protein codes for MKNKFEKVTFRTVPVYMAVIALLYFADKQDMSRLFLITGAVIAAIGELLRIWGCGHLVKTKELIISGPYAHLRHPLYTGTYLITFGFCMMAGMWWLLIVSQLVYALYYYPRKEVVEGFRLAAIYGEEYYKYARAVPALIPSLKPYGKSDKKWSFQRVVKNSETGILLAVIAAIAVLYLKFTGKICIS; via the coding sequence ATGAAAAACAAATTTGAGAAAGTGACTTTCAGAACGGTGCCTGTCTACATGGCGGTTATAGCGCTGCTTTATTTTGCGGACAAACAGGATATGAGCAGACTGTTTCTCATAACGGGAGCTGTTATCGCAGCCATAGGCGAGCTGCTCAGGATATGGGGCTGCGGGCATCTTGTGAAAACCAAAGAGCTGATAATTTCCGGCCCGTACGCGCATTTGAGGCACCCTCTTTACACGGGCACATATCTTATAACTTTCGGTTTCTGCATGATGGCCGGTATGTGGTGGCTGCTCATTGTCAGCCAGCTGGTTTACGCGCTGTATTATTATCCGCGTAAGGAAGTCGTTGAAGGTTTCAGGCTCGCCGCGATCTACGGTGAGGAGTATTACAAATACGCCCGTGCTGTGCCGGCGCTCATTCCGTCGCTGAAACCCTATGGGAAAAGCGATAAAAAATGGTCTTTTCAAAGAGTGGTCAAAAACAGTGAGACAGGCATACTTCTTGCCGTTATAGCGGCCATCGCCGTTCTTTATCTCAAGTTCACCGGAAAGATTTGCATTTCATAA